The proteins below are encoded in one region of Bacteroidota bacterium:
- a CDS encoding O-acetyl-ADP-ribose deacetylase — protein sequence MNSIIQVFQGDITKIAVDAIVNAANTSLLGGGGVDGAIHRAGGPAILEECQSIRNKQGGCKVGEAVITTAGKLPAKYVIHTVGPVWNDGNSNEPALLKKAYESSLQLAIAHHVKSIAFPNISTGIYRFPKELAAKIAVRSVKEFLAENSELERVVFVCFDAENFALYRGLIPA from the coding sequence ATGAATTCCATCATCCAAGTTTTCCAAGGAGACATCACCAAAATCGCCGTGGACGCGATCGTCAACGCTGCCAATACCTCATTATTGGGCGGCGGAGGCGTGGACGGCGCCATTCACCGAGCAGGTGGGCCCGCGATTTTGGAGGAATGCCAAAGCATCCGCAACAAACAAGGCGGCTGCAAAGTCGGCGAGGCGGTCATCACCACCGCAGGAAAATTACCCGCAAAATATGTGATCCACACCGTCGGCCCAGTTTGGAACGACGGCAACAGCAACGAACCCGCCTTGCTCAAAAAAGCCTACGAAAGCAGCCTTCAGTTGGCCATCGCCCATCACGTCAAGTCCATCGCATTCCCCAACATCAGCACTGGAATCTACCGCTTCCCCAAAGAATTGGCTGCCAAAATCGCTGTACGGTCCGTGAAGGAATTTTTGGCGGAAAATTCAGAATTGGAACGCGTGGTGTTTGTCTGCTTTGATGCGGAGAACTTTGCGTTGTATCGGGGGTTGATACCCGCCTAG
- a CDS encoding FAD-binding protein has protein sequence MGSKWSNWSGSVRFQPNEILYPENEAEVAAIVKRCAAEGKRIRTVGAAHSFTRLIETGDVLISLDKMSGIISVDKEKHTAVVWAGTRLRDFGPLAHAEGLALVNQGDIDVQSVAGAFSTGTHGTGLEFGTLSTCILGLTLVTANGEILQVNAKENAHLLPAVRISLGCLGIITRMELQLRPIYKLKYVAKKAKLDDVLAQLEDYKTRNRNFEFYWFPFTQTVQTKETNITDEPPKKSGIGKWLNDILLENGVFWILSKKARFFPFLAKTAAKFSAWGVSGSTNTNWSHLVYATKRLVRFQEMEYNLPTENFIPALKEIVALIEQKNFRVHFPLECRWAAPDDNWLSPAQGRHSSYIAVHMYKGMPHRAYFDALETILKKYGGRPHWGKMHTQTADSLAKLYPNWADFHRVRKELDPKGVFLNDYLKGMFGE, from the coding sequence ATGGGAAGTAAATGGTCCAATTGGTCGGGTTCCGTGCGGTTTCAGCCGAATGAAATCCTGTATCCGGAGAATGAAGCAGAGGTCGCCGCCATCGTCAAACGTTGTGCTGCGGAGGGCAAACGCATTCGCACGGTCGGCGCGGCGCATAGTTTCACGCGGCTGATCGAAACGGGTGACGTGCTGATTTCGCTGGACAAAATGAGCGGGATTATCTCGGTGGACAAGGAGAAACATACTGCCGTCGTTTGGGCGGGTACCCGCCTGCGTGACTTCGGGCCGCTCGCGCATGCGGAGGGGCTCGCGCTCGTGAACCAAGGCGACATCGACGTCCAATCGGTTGCAGGCGCATTCAGCACCGGCACACATGGTACAGGCCTCGAATTCGGCACATTGAGCACTTGCATCCTCGGACTGACGCTCGTGACGGCCAATGGCGAAATTTTGCAGGTGAATGCGAAGGAAAATGCCCATTTGTTGCCTGCCGTGCGGATTTCGTTGGGATGTTTGGGGATCATCACGCGGATGGAATTGCAGCTCCGGCCGATTTACAAGCTCAAATACGTCGCCAAAAAGGCCAAACTCGATGACGTGCTTGCACAATTGGAAGACTACAAAACCCGCAACCGCAACTTTGAATTTTATTGGTTTCCATTCACCCAAACAGTGCAAACCAAGGAAACGAATATTACGGACGAACCGCCCAAAAAGAGCGGCATCGGCAAATGGCTGAATGACATCCTGCTGGAAAACGGCGTCTTCTGGATATTGAGCAAAAAGGCACGTTTCTTCCCCTTTCTGGCGAAAACAGCTGCCAAATTCAGCGCATGGGGCGTTTCCGGCAGCACCAATACCAATTGGAGCCACTTGGTGTATGCGACCAAACGTTTGGTCCGTTTCCAGGAAATGGAATACAACCTGCCGACCGAGAATTTTATTCCGGCATTGAAGGAAATTGTGGCCCTGATCGAACAAAAGAATTTCCGTGTGCATTTCCCCTTGGAATGCCGTTGGGCCGCGCCGGATGACAATTGGCTGAGTCCAGCGCAGGGTCGCCACAGTTCCTATATTGCGGTGCACATGTACAAAGGCATGCCCCACCGCGCATATTTCGATGCGCTGGAAACCATCCTCAAAAAATACGGCGGCCGTCCCCACTGGGGCAAAATGCATACCCAAACCGCAGATTCGCTCGCCAAATTGTACCCCAACTGGGCTGATTTCCATCGCGTAAGGAAGGAATTGGATCCCAAGGGCGTGTTTCTGAATGACTATTTGAAAGGGATGTTTGGGGAGTGA
- a CDS encoding heparin lyase I family protein, which translates to MKQSHLLCLFASLLLFAACRREPFTDCPPDSDLLEAYTIDKKDVAIYVDGKAYLIKKGECSFLTQYFSPDFFTANYVIDSSGVWIRTDDGQLFPTHNRFQDDFEGYSDLLDVFATSIQDTGKFWVTFTAQSPDNPEIADYVALRQCILDGSCDFSDNKMELIDDPDPENLGNRLIRFTAVEPRRNMVTSKMSFDSPLPYFVKGMDLWFQAEFNIQGPYPYSLVDFENPFFEGSPGPRVVIDDGALAVENKFGEKLKFRQTNPVPLPQNEWFTLKVHLFLDNGNNGRMEVWQNGNQVLNVTAKNLPTFHSIQSSLEVGISATSEATTVLLDNFRISDVPF; encoded by the coding sequence ATGAAGCAAAGCCATCTCCTCTGTCTGTTTGCGAGCTTGCTTTTGTTCGCGGCTTGCCGTCGGGAACCATTCACGGATTGTCCTCCCGATTCGGATTTGTTGGAAGCGTATACCATTGACAAAAAGGATGTTGCAATCTATGTGGATGGCAAAGCATATCTGATCAAAAAGGGGGAATGCAGTTTCCTCACGCAATATTTTTCTCCCGACTTTTTCACTGCGAATTATGTGATCGACAGCAGCGGGGTCTGGATTCGAACCGACGACGGTCAGCTTTTTCCGACACACAACCGCTTTCAGGACGATTTTGAAGGTTATTCGGATCTTTTGGACGTTTTTGCGACGAGCATCCAGGATACCGGCAAGTTTTGGGTGACATTCACCGCGCAAAGCCCTGACAATCCGGAAATTGCTGATTACGTGGCTTTGCGGCAATGCATCTTGGATGGATCCTGCGATTTTTCAGACAACAAGATGGAGTTGATCGACGATCCCGATCCTGAAAATCTGGGCAACCGCCTCATTCGGTTCACTGCAGTGGAACCGAGGCGCAACATGGTGACTTCCAAGATGAGTTTTGATTCGCCATTGCCCTACTTTGTCAAGGGAATGGACCTTTGGTTTCAAGCAGAATTCAACATTCAAGGCCCATATCCTTACAGTTTGGTCGATTTTGAAAATCCTTTTTTCGAAGGCAGTCCTGGGCCACGGGTCGTGATTGACGATGGGGCGCTTGCGGTTGAAAACAAATTCGGAGAAAAGCTCAAGTTCCGGCAGACCAATCCTGTTCCATTGCCTCAAAATGAATGGTTTACCTTGAAGGTGCATCTTTTCTTGGACAATGGAAATAATGGCAGGATGGAAGTCTGGCAGAATGGAAACCAAGTTTTGAACGTCACCGCCAAGAATTTGCCGACGTTTCATTCGATTCAGAGTTCGCTGGAAGTCGGTATTTCCGCGACTTCGGAGGCGACGACCGTGTTGCTGGACAATTTTCGGATTTCAGACGTGCCGTTTTAA
- a CDS encoding DUF4287 domain-containing protein, producing the protein MAKSPEEQIRDMIANLQKNTGKTIDEWKAIVAASGFQKHGEIVKFLKETHGIGHGFANMITHESMQSHAGAMVANEVDLVAEMFVGKENMRAWYDKAMEIILAFGNDIEQSPKKGYMSLRRNRQFACVGPFTKAKMDLQIHLKGHADTDRLKSVKAGMTSHVVKINSIDEIDAEVIAWLKEAYAAC; encoded by the coding sequence ATGGCTAAGTCCCCCGAAGAGCAGATTCGCGACATGATCGCCAACCTGCAAAAAAACACTGGCAAAACCATCGACGAATGGAAGGCCATCGTTGCTGCCTCCGGTTTTCAGAAGCATGGCGAAATCGTGAAATTCCTGAAGGAAACCCACGGAATCGGTCACGGCTTCGCGAATATGATCACGCACGAATCCATGCAATCGCATGCCGGCGCCATGGTCGCCAATGAGGTCGACCTCGTCGCCGAAATGTTTGTCGGCAAGGAAAACATGCGTGCGTGGTACGACAAGGCGATGGAAATCATTCTCGCATTTGGCAACGACATCGAGCAAAGCCCGAAAAAGGGATATATGAGTTTGCGTAGAAACCGACAATTTGCCTGCGTGGGGCCGTTTACCAAGGCCAAGATGGACCTCCAAATCCACTTGAAAGGCCATGCCGACACCGACCGTCTCAAGAGCGTCAAAGCCGGCATGACGAGCCACGTCGTCAAAATCAACAGCATCGATGAGATCGACGCTGAGGTGATTGCCTGGCTCAAGGAGGCTTATGCGGCGTGTTGA
- a CDS encoding NADP-dependent oxidoreductase, with the protein MNKVILLHSRPTGKPTLSNFEFVDESIPVAGDGELLLKACYVSVDPYLRGRMNDANSYTPPFELNKPIQSAIVAEVVESNLAGYQKGDFVMGYLEWKQFQTSSGKGLMKVDPKQAPLSYYIGILGLTGLTAYLGLTDIGLPKAGETLVVSGAAGAVGSVVGQIGKLLGCHVVGIAGSDEKVELLKNSFGFDAGINYKTTPNMYKAIQAACPNGVDIYFDNVGGEISDAVLGNINKHARIIICGAISLYNATEQPMGPRLQPILLVKSATMRGFIVSDYYKSFPEGVKQLATWLQEGKLKNAETIVEGFDQIPQAFLDLFEGKNEGKMIVKV; encoded by the coding sequence ATGAACAAGGTCATTTTGCTGCATTCACGCCCGACGGGCAAACCCACGCTTTCCAATTTCGAATTTGTGGACGAATCGATTCCCGTGGCCGGCGATGGCGAATTGCTGCTCAAAGCCTGTTATGTTTCGGTCGATCCGTACCTGCGGGGGCGCATGAACGATGCAAATTCCTATACGCCTCCTTTCGAATTGAACAAACCGATCCAATCGGCGATCGTTGCCGAGGTTGTGGAATCCAACCTTGCGGGATATCAGAAGGGCGATTTTGTGATGGGTTACCTGGAATGGAAGCAATTCCAAACCAGCAGCGGCAAGGGTTTGATGAAGGTCGATCCGAAGCAGGCACCGCTCTCCTACTACATCGGCATTTTGGGCCTCACGGGCCTGACCGCCTACCTTGGGCTCACGGACATCGGCCTACCGAAGGCGGGGGAAACCTTGGTTGTTTCCGGCGCGGCAGGTGCTGTGGGCAGCGTTGTAGGTCAAATCGGCAAGCTGCTGGGTTGCCACGTGGTCGGCATCGCCGGGTCCGACGAGAAGGTGGAATTGCTGAAAAACAGCTTCGGATTCGATGCCGGAATCAACTACAAAACCACGCCCAACATGTACAAAGCGATTCAAGCGGCTTGTCCGAATGGTGTGGACATCTACTTCGACAATGTCGGCGGCGAGATTTCGGATGCGGTGCTTGGCAACATCAACAAACATGCCCGCATCATCATTTGCGGGGCGATTTCCCTGTACAATGCGACGGAGCAGCCGATGGGTCCGCGCTTACAGCCGATTCTGCTGGTCAAAAGTGCAACGATGCGCGGCTTTATCGTGAGTGATTATTACAAATCGTTTCCCGAAGGGGTCAAACAATTGGCGACTTGGTTGCAGGAAGGCAAATTGAAGAACGCCGAGACGATTGTCGAGGGTTTCGATCAGATTCCGCAGGCATTTTTGGATCTCTTCGAAGGGAAAAACGAAGGCAAAATGATCGTAAAGGTCTAA
- a CDS encoding DUF1295 domain-containing protein translates to MEKILGFLTPFIVYAVIFALNAWMPGRWVTGYVTKPNSTEKLRYRLNGIWVLFTVVGVWALLCYRELLAWDWLFTVRWYALAGAITFGLVFSFAIVVPFEKVKKSFLADFFFGRLENPQLWGGRIDAKMWLYLIGAVMLALNILSFAAHHHILYGAQASMGIYFSTGLLCFFLTEYLNFEEVHLYTYDFFAERVGFKLGWGCIAFYPFFYSIPLWTTVELPSAQTPIWLLVIYSLIFFGGWSLARGANMQKYYFKKDPSRSFLGIKPVMLTDGKRTLLVSGFWGLSRHINYLGEILMATGIVLCTGYPLLPWPWLYPLYYVALLFPRQVADDKRCAEKYGPLWEEYVKKVRWRIIPGIY, encoded by the coding sequence ATGGAAAAAATTCTCGGTTTTCTGACCCCGTTCATCGTGTATGCGGTCATTTTCGCGCTCAATGCCTGGATGCCGGGCCGCTGGGTGACCGGCTATGTGACCAAACCGAATTCGACAGAAAAACTCAGGTACCGCCTGAATGGCATCTGGGTTTTGTTCACCGTGGTCGGCGTCTGGGCGCTGCTCTGCTACAGGGAGTTGCTCGCTTGGGATTGGCTGTTTACCGTGCGTTGGTATGCTTTGGCAGGGGCGATCACATTCGGATTGGTCTTTTCCTTTGCCATCGTGGTCCCTTTTGAGAAGGTCAAAAAGTCATTCCTGGCGGATTTTTTCTTTGGACGGTTGGAGAATCCGCAGCTTTGGGGCGGTCGAATCGATGCCAAAATGTGGCTGTATTTGATCGGAGCAGTCATGTTGGCGCTCAACATTCTCAGTTTTGCCGCCCACCATCACATTCTTTACGGTGCGCAGGCATCTATGGGAATCTATTTTTCGACCGGCCTGCTCTGCTTTTTCCTCACCGAATACCTGAATTTCGAGGAGGTTCACTTGTACACCTACGACTTCTTTGCCGAACGTGTCGGTTTCAAACTGGGCTGGGGATGCATTGCCTTCTATCCATTTTTCTATTCGATCCCGCTGTGGACTACCGTCGAATTACCGAGCGCGCAAACGCCGATTTGGCTGCTCGTGATTTATTCGCTGATATTTTTCGGCGGATGGAGCCTTGCGCGTGGGGCCAACATGCAGAAATATTACTTCAAGAAGGATCCAAGCCGTAGCTTCTTGGGAATCAAGCCCGTCATGCTCACGGATGGTAAACGCACTTTGTTGGTCAGCGGTTTTTGGGGACTCAGCCGCCACATCAATTACCTCGGCGAAATCCTGATGGCGACCGGAATTGTGCTGTGCACCGGTTATCCTTTGTTGCCTTGGCCATGGTTGTATCCCTTGTACTATGTCGCGCTGCTGTTCCCTCGTCAAGTGGCTGACGACAAACGTTGCGCTGAAAAATACGGCCCGCTCTGGGAAGAATACGTCAAAAAAGTGCGCTGGCGGATCATTCCGGGAATCTACTAG
- a CDS encoding SDR family NAD(P)-dependent oxidoreductase gives MTLKQKYGSLALICGASEGIGAAFAHRLAAEGINLVLVARRIEPLQQLADELMQLNGIQTQVIACDLASPDATQQLKAALEEKDINILVYNAAIPFIGRFEEDPIAHHNAIAQTNMVTPMNLIHIFGSQMLAKGKGAVVMMASLAGFQGSGFLAAYAASKAFDRVLAESLWYEWKDRGVDVIACCAGATTTPNFLNTKPEKASAFAPKVQLPADVVKECFQQLGKRPSYITGRGNRIASFFMQRLMPRKMAIKIMGDTTRQMYRL, from the coding sequence ATGACACTGAAACAGAAATACGGTTCACTTGCCTTGATCTGCGGGGCATCGGAAGGCATTGGGGCAGCCTTTGCACATCGCTTGGCGGCAGAGGGCATCAACCTCGTGCTTGTGGCGCGCCGGATCGAGCCGCTCCAACAATTGGCCGATGAGCTGATGCAGCTTAACGGGATCCAAACGCAGGTAATTGCTTGCGATTTGGCGTCGCCCGATGCCACACAGCAACTGAAAGCAGCACTTGAAGAAAAAGACATTAACATACTGGTTTACAACGCTGCAATTCCATTCATCGGAAGGTTTGAAGAAGATCCGATTGCGCACCACAATGCGATCGCGCAGACCAATATGGTGACACCAATGAATCTGATTCACATCTTCGGATCGCAGATGTTGGCCAAAGGAAAAGGTGCTGTGGTGATGATGGCCTCCTTGGCTGGATTCCAGGGCAGCGGATTTTTGGCTGCCTACGCGGCCTCCAAAGCCTTTGACCGCGTGCTTGCCGAGAGCCTTTGGTACGAATGGAAGGACCGGGGCGTGGACGTGATCGCCTGCTGTGCCGGCGCGACCACAACCCCCAATTTCCTCAATACGAAACCAGAGAAAGCAAGCGCATTCGCCCCGAAGGTCCAACTGCCCGCCGATGTCGTGAAGGAATGCTTTCAACAACTCGGAAAACGGCCCTCCTACATCACCGGACGCGGCAACCGCATCGCCTCGTTTTTCATGCAGCGGCTCATGCCCCGCAAAATGGCCATCAAAATCATGGGCGATACCACGCGGCAGATGTACCGGCTTTAG
- a CDS encoding DUF4157 domain-containing protein, giving the protein MQLQTAGHPNVIAQRKVQAAANSSSQVQQLKTLQLAANNSAQVQNALQLKAAANSSPVQRKENNTGLPDSLKTGIESLSGMSMDHVKVHYNSDKPAQLNAHAYAQGSEIHVAPGQEKHLPHEAWHVVQQAQGRVQPTQQLKGKTPINDDAGLENEADVMGAKALQMKGDGEVIEKLLPSKATQLASVQRMMAVMQLQLKPIVANPKLQNIVNALFKAAPAGGAAIGDGSALAACAFEKGGGAKVGGCDHIKKCQDLLNGVSNLLDKHENDRSPFRLSPEDYEAALDLEEDLKDALDGTYAG; this is encoded by the coding sequence ATGCAACTGCAAACCGCTGGGCATCCCAATGTGATTGCTCAACGCAAGGTGCAGGCCGCTGCCAACAGCAGTTCACAAGTGCAGCAACTGAAAACCCTGCAACTTGCCGCCAACAACAGTGCCCAAGTTCAAAATGCGCTGCAGTTGAAAGCAGCAGCAAATAGCAGTCCGGTTCAGCGCAAGGAAAACAATACCGGCCTACCTGACAGCTTAAAAACTGGCATTGAATCACTGTCAGGAATGTCCATGGACCACGTGAAGGTGCACTACAATTCCGACAAGCCTGCGCAGCTAAATGCCCATGCCTACGCGCAAGGTTCCGAAATCCACGTAGCGCCGGGGCAGGAAAAACATCTCCCGCATGAAGCATGGCACGTCGTGCAACAGGCGCAAGGCCGCGTGCAACCGACCCAACAATTGAAGGGAAAAACTCCGATCAATGACGATGCCGGCTTGGAAAATGAAGCCGATGTCATGGGTGCCAAGGCCTTGCAGATGAAAGGCGATGGGGAGGTTATAGAAAAGCTGCTCCCTTCCAAGGCGACGCAGCTTGCCTCCGTGCAACGAATGATGGCAGTAATGCAGTTGCAACTAAAACCGATCGTCGCTAATCCTAAGCTTCAAAACATTGTCAACGCCTTGTTCAAGGCTGCACCCGCTGGCGGTGCGGCAATTGGCGACGGTAGCGCACTTGCTGCTTGTGCCTTCGAAAAGGGCGGCGGTGCCAAGGTCGGGGGTTGCGATCACATCAAAAAATGTCAGGATTTGTTGAACGGCGTTTCCAATTTGTTGGATAAGCATGAGAATGATCGTTCTCCATTTCGTTTGAGTCCAGAGGATTATGAAGCAGCACTCGATTTGGAAGAAGATTTGAAAGATGCCCTAGATGGAACTTATGCTGGATAA
- a CDS encoding DUF1569 domain-containing protein encodes MKSIFDKKVTAEIIGRIEQLTATTQPKWGKMSVGQMLAHCNVTYEMVYDDIHPKPGAFAKFLLKLFVKKAVLSDKPYKHNGQTAPAFKITDPQDFELEKSRLIDYITKTQQLGGSFFNGKESHSFGELKESEWNAMFYKHLDHHLAQFGV; translated from the coding sequence ATGAAAAGTATCTTCGACAAAAAAGTAACCGCTGAAATCATTGGCCGCATCGAGCAACTAACGGCCACGACGCAGCCAAAATGGGGCAAAATGTCGGTCGGCCAAATGCTTGCCCACTGCAACGTGACCTACGAGATGGTCTATGATGACATCCATCCCAAACCGGGGGCATTCGCCAAGTTCCTTCTCAAGCTATTCGTCAAGAAAGCCGTCCTGAGCGACAAACCCTATAAACACAATGGCCAAACCGCACCGGCCTTCAAAATCACCGACCCACAGGACTTTGAGCTGGAAAAAAGCCGCCTCATTGACTACATCACCAAAACCCAACAATTGGGTGGCAGCTTTTTCAACGGCAAGGAATCGCACTCCTTTGGAGAACTTAAAGAATCCGAATGGAATGCAATGTTTTACAAGCACTTAGACCATCATTTGGCACAGTTCGGTGTTTAA
- a CDS encoding sulfurtransferase, which produces MLEQNSPLIQAAELLQLREWSGWVLIDASNGPGAKESYEKAHLEGAKHVDLNTELATILPDVAIGGRHPLPSPAKFAALLTRLGIHPSTRVVIYDNSNAANAAARLWWMLRAIGHAKVQVVDGGMQAAVAAGFPVSSEVPEVAPTAPYPVAEWNLPLADIEEIDRIAQDPAHLVIDVRDNYRYQGESEPIDLIAGHIPGAINVPFSTNLDQNGFFLSPELLRTKYLSVFAGRKPNDIVVHCGSGVTACHTLLAVAAAGLEIPKLYVGSWSEWSRNNRPMVTKENQAHN; this is translated from the coding sequence ATGTTAGAGCAAAATTCGCCACTGATTCAAGCAGCCGAACTTCTGCAACTGCGGGAGTGGAGCGGATGGGTTTTGATCGATGCAAGCAATGGCCCCGGGGCCAAGGAAAGCTATGAAAAAGCCCATTTGGAAGGTGCCAAACACGTGGATCTCAACACGGAGTTGGCTACCATTCTACCGGACGTCGCCATTGGCGGGCGGCATCCATTGCCATCTCCTGCAAAATTTGCGGCATTGCTTACCCGATTGGGCATCCATCCGTCGACCCGCGTGGTCATTTACGACAACAGCAACGCCGCCAATGCAGCTGCTCGCCTTTGGTGGATGCTCAGGGCCATCGGCCATGCAAAGGTGCAAGTTGTCGATGGGGGAATGCAAGCGGCCGTGGCTGCTGGATTTCCAGTCAGTTCGGAGGTTCCCGAGGTTGCTCCGACCGCCCCCTACCCTGTTGCCGAATGGAATTTGCCCTTGGCCGACATCGAGGAAATCGACCGCATTGCACAAGATCCTGCGCACCTTGTGATCGACGTGCGGGATAATTACCGCTACCAAGGCGAAAGCGAACCGATTGACTTGATCGCAGGGCATATTCCGGGTGCGATCAATGTCCCTTTTTCGACGAATTTGGACCAAAACGGATTTTTCTTGTCGCCTGAATTGCTCCGCACAAAATATCTGTCCGTTTTTGCCGGCCGCAAACCAAACGACATCGTCGTGCATTGCGGTTCGGGCGTCACGGCCTGCCATACCTTGCTTGCAGTCGCAGCCGCGGGCTTGGAAATTCCCAAGTTGTACGTGGGATCCTGGAGCGAATGGTCACGAAATAACCGTCCCATGGTCACAAAGGAGAATCAAGCGCACAATTGA
- a CDS encoding T9SS type A sorting domain-containing protein: MKANWILTVGLLLTGCLQAQNWTGYPAGSLGVPYVNGLMTATVTRVNTTMNDGTPKFSTSTSPDCYIAAGCLAINTGFFNSYLANASRVQVDLDFTSGGNNGTCNSAAFTIRDINSGESFTDFLDVVEISAIDGNNAAIPPGNIVVTPPVNVTVMTVGNSKKIVGHNSASEVVTGGPYFSTPCNLTSVSVSPPANTPLRSIRIIYRPAVGTNSSNAYYSVGIRPAVQYISISNLTMTPTGGGCSVLPQNLLSFEGKPEATANLLTWTTTELGQRQTFLLEKSADGQHFLPMGSAAHLSEGNYEISDNSPFTNTWYRLIQRSEDGTSVLLSTLLVDRAADNTQLFEMSPNPAPSQVLIRPLTEENQRITLLDAAGRQVWTQNTEGVTPVLLDCTALPAGLYMVHASFGGKSMTKKLVVSH, translated from the coding sequence ATGAAAGCGAATTGGATTTTGACAGTGGGCTTGCTGCTCACAGGCTGCTTGCAAGCGCAAAATTGGACAGGATATCCGGCAGGATCGCTCGGCGTTCCCTACGTCAACGGGCTGATGACGGCCACGGTCACAAGGGTGAACACGACGATGAACGATGGCACGCCCAAATTCAGCACATCCACGAGTCCGGATTGCTACATTGCCGCAGGCTGCCTCGCCATCAACACCGGATTTTTTAACAGCTATCTTGCCAATGCGTCGCGGGTGCAGGTTGATCTGGATTTCACCTCGGGCGGCAACAACGGCACCTGCAATTCGGCCGCATTTACGATTCGGGACATCAACAGCGGAGAGAGTTTCACGGATTTCCTCGATGTCGTTGAAATTTCGGCAATTGATGGCAACAACGCCGCAATTCCACCGGGAAATATCGTGGTGACCCCGCCAGTGAATGTAACCGTCATGACCGTCGGCAATTCGAAGAAAATCGTCGGGCACAATTCCGCATCAGAAGTGGTCACGGGCGGACCTTATTTTTCCACGCCCTGCAACCTGACGAGTGTGAGCGTCTCCCCACCTGCCAATACGCCGTTACGTTCCATTCGGATCATTTATCGGCCTGCTGTGGGTACCAATTCCAGCAATGCCTACTATTCGGTTGGAATTCGCCCTGCGGTTCAATATATCTCGATCAGCAATTTGACGATGACGCCGACGGGTGGAGGCTGCAGTGTTTTGCCGCAGAATCTCCTCTCCTTCGAAGGTAAGCCGGAGGCAACAGCCAATCTATTGACTTGGACCACCACCGAATTAGGGCAACGTCAAACCTTTTTGCTCGAAAAAAGCGCAGATGGGCAGCATTTTCTTCCAATGGGCTCCGCAGCGCATTTATCCGAAGGCAACTACGAAATCTCTGACAATTCCCCTTTTACAAATACTTGGTATCGACTGATTCAACGCAGTGAAGACGGAACCTCTGTCCTTTTGTCGACCCTCTTGGTGGATCGAGCGGCCGACAATACTCAACTCTTCGAAATGTCTCCCAATCCGGCGCCATCGCAGGTGTTGATTCGACCACTGACCGAAGAAAATCAGCGCATTACACTTTTGGATGCCGCAGGCCGTCAGGTTTGGACGCAAAATACAGAGGGGGTGACGCCGGTGCTTCTGGATTGCACGGCATTGCCAGCAGGGTTGTACATGGTGCATGCGTCCTTCGGCGGAAAATCGATGACGAAAAAGCTGGTGGTGAGCCACTGA